The Solenopsis invicta isolate M01_SB chromosome 12, UNIL_Sinv_3.0, whole genome shotgun sequence genome window below encodes:
- the LOC120359056 gene encoding uncharacterized protein LOC120359056 — protein sequence MWQKNNTGFVKAQSDNLPKVTVLMVSDFFAESDVFNIAETRGVKAKKAEGENYGDPAVRYVELRREKSLCHIRGKVCPEHRVNNKAYTISMLVNEETERVEYIRCEDCAASECGCKHAIAFLMWVHRRSKEPEPTATVCYWKKPRLAQVGANVRSMKAKDLIPSKQTPVLPNSTGFLQTVLQEMEKRNFDCQLSRHFVHVKSHTDLSMHSLMLKFYNTSTCKDADSFLNFASSEIDIESCKKVAKDTIHQSESTLWKEVRYERITASRIYEVSHCKTPQGSLVEQIIGAFKIRDTDAMERGRRLEQEVVKILEENLQITLHRSGLLLNPNFPVIGASPDAVAENFVVEIKCPFSLKSEERYITKDNRIGNKYFAQIQLQMFMQNVKIGYFCMAKHDFETSQSIIVICVNYDEQFVMEIINNAMTFWKQNVFPLLLNGVAK from the exons ATGTGGCAAAAAAATAACACTGGATTTGTTAAAGCGCAATCGGATAACTTACCCAAAGTAACAGTATTAATGGTTTCCGATTTTTTTGCTGAAAGTGATGTGTTTAATATCGCAGAAACTCGTGGTGTAAAAGCTAAGaa AGCTGAAGGTGAAAACTACGGCGATCCAGCAGTTAGATATGTGGAATTGAGACGGGAAAAAAGCTTATGCCATATCAGAGGAAAGGTTTGTCCTGAGCACAGAGTGAACAATAAGGCGTATACTATATCGATGCTAGTCAACGAGGAAACTGAGAGAGTCGAATATATTAGGTGCGAAGATTGCGCAGCTTcagaat GTGGTTGTAAGCATGCCATCGCTTTCCTTATGTGGGTTCACCGTCGAAGCAAAGAGCCTGAACCGACAGCGACGGTCTGCTATTGGAAGAAACCTCGATTGGCACAAGTTGGAGCTAATGTAAGAAGCATGAAAGCAAAAGATTTGATACCATCGAAACAAACTCCAGTTCTTCCAAACAGTACTGGCTTCTTACAGACTGTATTGcaagaaatggaaaaaagaaattttgactGCCAACTGTCAAGGCATTTTGTCCATGTAAAATCTCATACAGATTTATCGATGCACtcattaatgttaaaattttataatacttctaCATGTAAAGATGCCGATAGTTTTTTGAACTTTGCAAGCTCCGAAATAGATATAGAATCATGCAAAAAAGTTGCAAAGGATACCATTCATCAAAGTGAATCCACATTATGGAAGGAAGTAAGATACGAAAGAATAACTGCATCTCGGATATATGAAGTATCGCATTGCAAGACACCACAAGGATCATTAGTTGAGCAAATAATTGGTGCATTCAAAATAAGAGATACTGATGCCATGGAACGAGGCAGACGCTTGGAACAGGAAGTAGTGAAGATATTGGAGGAAAATCTTCAAATTACATTACACCGTAGTGGATTACTGTTAAATCCAAATTTTCCTGTCATCGGTGCTTCTCCTGATGCAGTAGCCGAAAATTTTgttgttgaaataaaatgtcCGTTTAGTTTAAAATCTGAGGAGAGGTATATCACGAAAGACAATCGGAtaggcaataaatattttgctcAAATTCAGTTGCAGATGTTTATGCAAAACGTGAAAATAGGTTATTTTTGTATGGCGAAACATGATTTTGAAACTTCACAAAGCATTATAGTAATTTGTGTCAATTATGACGAACAATTCgtaatggaaattataaataatgccaTGACTTTTTggaaacaaaatgtttttccgTTGCTTCTCAATGGAGTAGCAAAGTAG
- the LOC105193999 gene encoding uncharacterized protein LOC105193999, whose protein sequence is MRPVALKRQKIETLNEILQTETVIDSSMECESTEPITTELLHIDTNIDDFSTTQHQVAAVEIDWSNDATPKCKDVGIQVKMRDHKTMRSKYVQNVPVMQDASCSTNEKTRNISQQKTENVITSSESTSANTNVTSTFNDTQDDCDDEYLPSEETSEEVVKQNILEQRRLARNIKMTTIQNKPKMYLGIPDNAFFFIQLLSKETGISIEEICLTVTKIKLNDTFARIGDDFGISASNASAVFRRTLPIVAHYLKQLIVWPSEQSIKSNLPLPFRARYSHVQSIIDCLEMEIQKPSSAINQSVTWSEYKKCNTIKYLISMSLDGTINFISEGFCGRTSDAAIVELSQYLNQLPENCAVMADRGFKNIEHLLQKKGCILIRPPSVSSNSKPTKEEVIETRRIASLRIHVERVIRRIREFNILKSHSTIHHDTINTVDDMIIVTAGLINIQLPLIAQ, encoded by the exons ATGCGTCCAGTAGCTCTGAAGCGCCagaaaatagaaactttaaacgaAATCCTACAAACTGAAACAGTAATCGATAGTAGCATGGAATGTGAATCCACAGAACCTATTACAACCGAGTTATTGCATATTGACACCAACATTG ATGATTTTTCAACTACTCAACATCAGGTGGCTGCTGTTGAAATTGATTGGAGCAATGATGCAACACCAAAATGCAAGGATGTTGGTATTCAAGTGAAAATGCGTGACCATAAGACAATGCGTAGCAAGTATGTACAAAACGTGCCAGTGATGCAAGATGCTTCATGTTCGACGAACGAAAAAACTCGTAATATAAGTCAGCAAAAAACTGAGAATGTAATTACATCATCTGAGTCAACATCGGCCAACACGAATGTGACAAGTACTTTCAATGATACACAGGATGATTGCGATGATGAATATCTACCATCTGAGGAAACAAGCGAAGAGGTAGTGAAGCAGAATATATTGGAGCAGAGGAGGTTagcgaggaatataaaaatgacGACCATTCAAAATAAACCGAAAATGTACTTGGGTATTCCGGACAATGCCTTCTTTTTTATACAGCTTTTAAGCAAAGAAACGGGAATTAGTATAGAGGAAATTTGCTTAACCgtcactaaaattaaattaaacgataCATTCGCAAGAATTGGAGATGATTTTGGAATCAGTGCTAGTAACGCGAGTGCTGTTTTTAGAAGAACTCTCCCTATTGTAgcacattatttaaaacaattaattgtttGGCCTTCGGAACAATCCATCAAATCGAATCTGCCTTTGCCATTTCGTGCTCGGTACAGTCATGTACAATCTATAATAGATTGTTTAGAAATGGAAATTCAGAAGCCTAGCAGTGCGATTAATCAAAGTGTTACGTGGTCtgaatacaaaaaatgtaacacaataaaatacttaatatcAATGTCACTGGATggaactattaattttatatcagaaGGTTTTTGTGGGAGGACATCCGATGCTGCGATCGTAGAACTCAGCCAGTATTTAAATCAGCTACCAGAAAACTGTGCAGTCATGGCTGATCGAGGTTTCAAAAACATTGAAcatctattacaaaaaaaaggatGTATTTTAATTCGACCGCCTAGTGTTTCGAGTAATTCAAAACCGACGAAGGAGGAAGTGATAGAGACTCGGCGTATCGCTAGCTTAAGAATTCATGTAGAAAGAGTTATTAGAAGAATAAgagaatttaacattttaaaatctcaTTCTACCATTCATCATGATACAATAAACACCGTAGATGATATGATTATTGTGACTGCaggtttaattaatattcagtTACCACTTATAgcacaataa
- the LOC113005271 gene encoding uncharacterized protein LOC113005271, giving the protein MTSPVKKRTTTLRPTATTATTATTATTATTATTATTTMTTMTSRPTAMPVTTAKILEPTSFVPPGYVSASFVPPGYIPASFVPPGYVRAAESVSARPKMVSQHTQTPESLIDQIILLICQLLLISNLIQMK; this is encoded by the exons ATGACTTCCCCTGTGAAGAAAAGAACAACGACGTTGAGaccgacggcgacgacggcgacgacggcgacgacggcgacgacggcgacgacggcgacgacggcgacgacgacgatgacgacgatgacgtcgAGACCGACGGCGATGCCAGTGACGACGGCAAAAATTTTGGAACCGACTTCGTTCGTTCCCCCGGGATATGTTTCAGCGTCGTTTGTCCCCCCGGGGTATATTCCGGCTTCTTTTGTGCCGCCGGGATACGTTCGAGCAGCAGAAAGCGTATCCGCGAGACCGAAAATGGTCTCGCAGCACACTCAGACGCCGGAGAGCCTGATTGATCAA ATTATCCTGCTGATTTGTCAGTTACTATTAATTTCGAATCTGATCCAAATGAAATag